Proteins encoded within one genomic window of Halobacteroides halobius DSM 5150:
- a CDS encoding tRNA (mnm(5)s(2)U34)-methyltransferase, giving the protein MQQDFKQGVDFSHQLLSEQIAKGAKLIDATVGNGYDTKFMAELVGRSGTIWGFDVQEEAIKRAKERLEKASLKEQVKLINDGHQNMSNYINQSVDGILFNLGYLPGGNKKVITQAETTLQAVKEGLDLLKAGGVLVLVIYLGHEGGREERQVLFDYAIELDEKAYNVLHYKFINQKKEPPQVLAIKKRTN; this is encoded by the coding sequence GTGCAACAAGATTTTAAGCAAGGAGTAGATTTTTCCCATCAGTTATTGAGTGAACAGATAGCTAAAGGGGCCAAGCTAATTGATGCTACAGTAGGCAATGGTTATGATACTAAATTTATGGCTGAATTAGTTGGCAGGTCAGGAACTATCTGGGGCTTTGATGTACAAGAGGAAGCAATTAAAAGAGCTAAGGAGAGATTAGAAAAAGCTAGTCTTAAAGAGCAAGTAAAATTGATTAATGATGGACATCAGAATATGTCAAATTACATAAACCAGTCTGTAGATGGTATTTTATTTAATTTAGGGTATCTGCCAGGCGGAAATAAAAAAGTTATAACCCAAGCAGAGACTACCTTACAAGCGGTAAAAGAAGGGTTAGATTTACTAAAAGCAGGGGGAGTATTAGTACTTGTTATCTATCTAGGTCATGAAGGTGGTAGAGAAGAACGACAGGTACTATTTGATTATGCTATAGAGCTTGATGAAAAGGCTTATAATGTATTGCATTATAAATTTATCAATCAGAAGAAAGAACCTCCTCAGGTGTTAGCAATTAAGAAACGAACTAATTAA
- a CDS encoding TIGR01212 family radical SAM protein (This family includes YhcC from E. coli K-12, an uncharacterized radical SAM protein.) has translation MTKYYKYSNYLKDKYGAKTYKLPVNLPLTCPNRDGFLGAGGCSYCGEEGASFEEASPTPVKEQLLEIKEPIAKKYNAQQFIAYFQNFTNTYLPLNELLDNIAQALEVEDIVEIALATRPDCINQEYIEGIVDLIENNAPEVKLNLELGLQSVNYHTLKEINRGHSLAEFIAAVNLAKKYEVDTGVHLILNLPGDNKLDTIESAKVVSALEVDNVKLHALYLREDTELGAEYQKGELEMISLEEYLDRVITFLEYLDPKIGVQRLLGKAPQEGTLFVNWGYNYSEVNNFILEEMEERDTYQGRKFAYLEGKALRQFSK, from the coding sequence ATGACTAAATACTATAAGTATTCTAATTATTTAAAGGATAAGTATGGAGCTAAAACTTATAAATTACCTGTTAATCTACCGTTGACCTGTCCTAATCGAGATGGATTTTTAGGTGCAGGAGGATGTAGCTATTGTGGTGAGGAAGGGGCCAGTTTTGAAGAAGCTAGCCCAACTCCAGTTAAAGAACAGCTGCTAGAGATCAAGGAGCCAATCGCTAAAAAGTATAATGCCCAACAGTTTATTGCTTATTTTCAGAATTTCACTAATACCTACTTACCTTTAAATGAATTACTAGATAATATAGCTCAAGCCTTAGAGGTAGAAGATATAGTAGAGATTGCTCTTGCCACCCGGCCTGATTGTATCAATCAAGAGTATATAGAGGGTATTGTAGATTTAATTGAAAATAATGCTCCGGAAGTTAAATTGAATCTTGAGTTAGGACTACAAAGCGTAAATTACCATACTTTAAAAGAGATAAATCGAGGCCATAGTTTAGCAGAATTTATTGCTGCTGTCAATTTAGCTAAGAAGTATGAGGTAGATACTGGAGTCCATCTAATCTTAAATCTGCCAGGTGATAATAAATTAGATACAATTGAAAGTGCAAAGGTAGTTTCAGCTTTAGAAGTTGATAATGTTAAACTCCATGCTTTATACTTAAGAGAAGATACTGAGTTAGGGGCAGAATATCAAAAAGGAGAGTTGGAGATGATTTCGTTAGAAGAGTATCTTGATCGTGTCATAACTTTTTTAGAATATCTTGACCCTAAGATAGGAGTTCAACGATTATTAGGTAAGGCCCCTCAAGAAGGGACTTTATTTGTTAATTGGGGTTATAATTATTCAGAAGTTAATAACTTTATTTTAGAAGAGATGGAAGAGCGAGATACATATCAAGGTAGAAAGTTTGCTTATTTAGAAGGTAAGGCTCTAAGGCAATTTTCTAAATAA
- a CDS encoding class I adenylate-forming enzyme family protein has protein sequence MLIHETIKQQAQQDPTKTVLINGEEKISYQELNQQITTIASKLATLTNLQDKIIIKLANPIEELVYFLGASKAGLASVLVATDLPEKNYQNIIQRINPKLIINQDFTLPQQMSNKLPTVEDKHLFLGALSSGSTGQPKIIWRNHRSWVSAFAHQSRLFNLDSSARLLLVGPLVYTGNLNSAIHLIYEGGTIVFAESNFPNSWLKDIVEYNISALFMVPAHYRILIKRLKEPLQRIKSLVGTGAKLDTATVKKLQNYFPKAQICQYYGASELGHVSYALAKDMIEKPDTVGRIFPEVTAWTEDNLVWVKSPYLATDYQPQATANDLGKINEDNYLYLFGRADDIINQGGVKINLNQIKETLTNYSKIDQAAVISLDNQLKGKEVAVAIVTDDTTLTKQEVRDFCQTNLAKDKQPQKILFLEKMPRTKVGKIDRNKLSKLFRKLP, from the coding sequence ATGTTAATCCACGAGACCATTAAACAACAAGCCCAGCAAGATCCAACTAAAACTGTTTTGATTAATGGAGAAGAAAAAATTTCTTATCAAGAATTAAATCAGCAAATAACTACTATTGCCTCTAAATTAGCCACTTTAACAAATTTACAGGATAAAATAATCATTAAGCTAGCTAATCCAATCGAAGAACTTGTCTATTTCTTAGGGGCATCTAAAGCTGGACTGGCTTCAGTACTAGTTGCTACTGACCTACCAGAGAAAAATTATCAAAATATTATTCAGCGTATTAATCCTAAATTGATTATCAACCAAGACTTCACCTTGCCACAACAAATGTCTAATAAGTTACCAACTGTTGAAGATAAACACCTCTTTCTAGGTGCTCTAAGCTCAGGAAGTACAGGACAACCTAAGATTATCTGGCGTAATCATAGAAGCTGGGTCAGTGCTTTTGCTCACCAGAGTCGACTCTTTAATCTAGATAGTAGTGCTAGATTACTGTTAGTTGGCCCTCTAGTCTATACCGGTAATTTAAATAGTGCTATTCATTTAATCTATGAAGGTGGAACTATAGTCTTTGCAGAATCTAATTTTCCCAATAGCTGGCTAAAAGATATAGTTGAATATAATATCAGTGCTCTCTTTATGGTTCCAGCCCACTATAGAATTCTAATTAAGCGCCTTAAAGAACCACTCCAACGGATAAAATCTCTAGTGGGTACAGGAGCCAAATTAGATACTGCTACAGTTAAAAAACTCCAAAATTACTTCCCTAAAGCCCAAATCTGCCAGTATTATGGAGCTAGTGAATTAGGGCATGTCAGTTATGCTCTAGCAAAAGATATGATTGAAAAACCAGACACTGTAGGGCGCATCTTTCCTGAAGTTACAGCTTGGACTGAAGATAATTTAGTCTGGGTTAAAAGTCCTTATCTAGCAACTGATTATCAACCTCAAGCCACAGCTAATGATTTAGGGAAGATTAATGAAGATAACTATCTATACCTTTTTGGCCGAGCAGATGATATCATTAACCAAGGTGGTGTTAAAATAAACCTTAATCAGATTAAAGAAACACTTACTAACTATTCTAAAATAGATCAAGCTGCCGTTATCAGCCTTGATAATCAACTAAAGGGCAAAGAAGTAGCAGTAGCAATAGTTACAGATGATACCACCTTAACTAAACAAGAAGTTAGAGACTTCTGCCAGACTAATCTAGCTAAGGATAAACAGCCACAGAAAATTTTGTTTCTAGAAAAAATGCCAAGAACTAAAGTTGGCAAAATTGATCGCAATAAATTAAGTAAATTATTTAGAAAATTGCCTTAG
- a CDS encoding thiolase family protein → MKDVFIIGGLRSPIGKTNGQLKDFLPEKLAANILNQTINKYNLTANKIDEVILGNAVGLGGLARLSLLEAGWPVRIPGTTIDFQCGSGLSAINLGANLIRSGQAELIVAGGVESTSLEPRRQLNPNDPRFTREDNYLDRAIFSSSSLGDPDMGQAAEKVAQLKDISRQAMDQWALRSHQKATKTKQKGLLDEIIAPIKKDNQKIDSDESIRPNISLKLLERMPPAFVTEGRVTAGNACLTHDGAAVIILASKEAVKEYNLTPEAKFIQGATVGVNPNLSPLGPIPAIKKLLQEKNISITKIDALEINEAFAVKILACLQELNITKNKVNILGGALAYGHPYGASGAIILLHLLQALKEVQGELGITSLGVAGGQGIATLIRRAT, encoded by the coding sequence ATGAAAGATGTATTTATTATAGGAGGGCTAAGATCTCCTATTGGTAAAACTAATGGACAACTTAAAGATTTCTTGCCAGAAAAACTAGCTGCTAATATCTTAAACCAGACTATAAACAAATATAATTTAACAGCAAATAAAATAGATGAAGTCATATTAGGTAATGCTGTAGGATTAGGCGGGTTGGCCCGCCTTTCTTTATTAGAAGCAGGTTGGCCCGTTAGAATCCCTGGTACTACTATTGATTTTCAGTGTGGTTCAGGTCTTAGTGCTATCAATCTAGGGGCCAACTTAATCCGAAGTGGACAAGCCGAGCTTATTGTAGCTGGTGGAGTAGAAAGTACAAGTCTAGAACCACGTCGTCAATTGAATCCTAATGACCCTCGGTTTACTAGAGAGGATAATTATCTCGACAGAGCTATCTTCTCTTCTTCCTCTTTAGGTGATCCAGATATGGGCCAAGCTGCCGAAAAAGTAGCCCAACTAAAGGATATATCACGACAAGCTATGGATCAGTGGGCACTAAGAAGCCACCAGAAAGCAACTAAGACTAAACAAAAAGGACTACTAGATGAAATCATAGCACCTATCAAAAAAGATAACCAAAAGATAGACAGTGACGAATCTATTCGCCCTAATATATCACTTAAACTACTAGAAAGAATGCCACCAGCCTTTGTAACAGAAGGGAGAGTAACCGCTGGTAATGCCTGTCTGACCCATGATGGAGCAGCAGTAATCATTCTAGCCTCTAAAGAAGCAGTTAAAGAATATAATCTAACTCCAGAAGCTAAATTTATTCAAGGAGCTACAGTAGGAGTTAACCCTAACTTGTCTCCTTTAGGGCCAATTCCAGCTATTAAGAAACTACTTCAAGAAAAAAATATTTCTATCACTAAGATTGATGCTTTAGAAATCAACGAAGCCTTTGCTGTCAAAATCCTAGCTTGTTTACAAGAGCTTAACATAACAAAAAATAAGGTTAATATTTTAGGAGGAGCCTTAGCTTATGGTCATCCTTATGGTGCTTCAGGAGCTATTATACTTCTGCATTTACTACAAGCACTAAAGGAAGTTCAAGGGGAGTTAGGAATCACTTCTCTCGGTGTTGCAGGTGGCCAAGGAATAGCTACATTGATTAGGAGAGCCACTTAA
- a CDS encoding biotin transporter BioY has protein sequence MFKKLTTQDMVYAAIFAALISVLSYISIPIPFSPVPVTGQSLAVMLAGAILTTRQAGLSMGIFLLLGAIGIPVFSQGRGGIGVFMGPSGGYLIGYLVGAIVISLIIQDKKSYLHIGLANIIGGILVVHLLGIIWLNIITDMGLQKSLMAGSLPFIPGDLLKATLATIISVPIIKRLKGSL, from the coding sequence ATGTTTAAAAAATTAACTACTCAAGATATGGTTTATGCTGCAATATTCGCAGCTTTAATTAGTGTACTATCCTATATTTCAATCCCTATCCCCTTCAGTCCAGTTCCCGTAACAGGCCAATCACTTGCTGTTATGCTGGCAGGAGCTATTTTAACAACTAGACAAGCGGGTCTAAGTATGGGGATCTTTTTACTATTAGGAGCAATTGGTATCCCTGTTTTCTCACAAGGCAGAGGTGGCATTGGAGTCTTTATGGGGCCTAGTGGAGGTTATCTAATTGGATATCTAGTTGGTGCTATAGTAATTAGTCTGATTATTCAAGATAAGAAATCCTATCTACATATTGGTCTAGCTAATATCATTGGGGGGATTCTTGTTGTTCATCTATTAGGTATTATCTGGCTAAATATCATTACTGATATGGGACTACAGAAATCACTTATGGCAGGTAGTCTACCTTTTATCCCTGGTGATTTATTAAAAGCAACACTTGCTACTATAATTAGTGTTCCTATTATAAAGCGCCTTAAAGGAAGTCTCTAA
- the ilvB gene encoding biosynthetic-type acetolactate synthase large subunit, protein MAEMTGAKMFVESLYRENVETIFGYPGGAVLPIYDQLYDADFEHIMPHHEQGGVHAADGYARTTGKVGVCIATSGPGGTNLVTGLATAYMDSVPIVAFTGQVPSSMIGTDAFQEADITGITVPITKHNYLVQDVKELPRIIKEAFHLAQTGRPGPVLIDIPKDILNSKAEFNYPTEVNLPGYKPNYQGHELQVEEAAKAINEAKNPVIYAGGGVILSEASDKLRELSKKASIPVTTTLNGLGAVNERDDLSLGMLGMHGTTEANLAVSNTDLLITIGARFDDRVTGKLDTFAAEAKIIHIDIDPAEVGKRVEIDIPIVGDARRVLKELNPLIEARENKEWAKQIAEWRKLDDNRVEESNKLLPHQIIEEIDSLTNGEALITTEVGQHQMWAAQFYQFSKPRSFASSGGLGTMGYGFPAAIGVQAGNKDDIVFALAGDGSFQMNLQELATVAKNELPVNIVVFNNQYLGMVRQWQEMFYDKRYSAVCLKQQADCPPGCSSPSEDCPEMKPDFVKLAESFGIKAKRVTEVDEIRPALEEAINTSEPYLLDFIIEEEENVFPMVPPGGSLDKMVLKEDVE, encoded by the coding sequence ATGGCAGAAATGACTGGTGCTAAAATGTTTGTTGAGTCTCTTTATCGTGAAAATGTAGAGACTATTTTTGGATATCCAGGAGGAGCGGTATTGCCTATTTATGATCAGTTATATGATGCTGACTTTGAGCATATAATGCCTCATCATGAACAGGGTGGTGTCCATGCTGCTGATGGATATGCTCGCACAACTGGTAAGGTTGGGGTTTGTATTGCCACCTCAGGGCCAGGAGGTACAAACTTAGTTACAGGTTTAGCTACAGCTTATATGGATTCTGTACCTATTGTAGCCTTTACTGGTCAGGTACCTAGTTCTATGATAGGAACAGATGCTTTTCAAGAAGCTGATATTACTGGAATTACAGTACCAATTACTAAGCATAATTATTTGGTGCAGGATGTAAAAGAGCTACCGAGAATAATTAAGGAAGCTTTTCATTTAGCCCAAACTGGTCGACCAGGACCAGTATTAATTGATATTCCTAAAGATATTTTAAATTCTAAAGCAGAATTTAATTATCCTACAGAAGTTAATCTACCTGGTTATAAACCTAATTATCAAGGGCATGAATTACAAGTTGAAGAAGCAGCTAAGGCTATTAATGAAGCTAAAAACCCAGTGATTTATGCTGGTGGAGGTGTGATTCTTTCAGAAGCTAGTGATAAACTAAGAGAATTATCTAAAAAGGCTTCGATTCCAGTAACTACTACTTTAAATGGTTTAGGAGCTGTTAATGAGCGAGATGATTTAAGTTTAGGTATGTTAGGAATGCATGGTACGACTGAAGCTAACCTAGCGGTTTCCAATACTGATTTATTAATTACAATTGGAGCTCGTTTTGATGATCGAGTAACAGGTAAGTTAGATACTTTTGCAGCTGAGGCTAAGATTATTCATATTGATATTGATCCAGCTGAAGTAGGGAAGAGAGTAGAAATTGATATTCCAATTGTTGGAGATGCGAGAAGAGTACTAAAAGAATTAAATCCACTAATAGAAGCAAGAGAGAATAAAGAGTGGGCCAAGCAAATTGCTGAGTGGAGAAAATTAGATGATAATAGAGTAGAGGAGAGTAATAAATTATTGCCCCATCAAATTATTGAAGAAATTGATAGTCTAACTAATGGAGAGGCCCTAATAACTACAGAAGTAGGGCAACATCAGATGTGGGCTGCTCAATTTTATCAATTTAGTAAACCTCGTAGTTTTGCTTCATCTGGCGGCTTAGGAACAATGGGTTATGGTTTTCCTGCTGCTATAGGAGTGCAAGCTGGCAATAAGGATGATATAGTTTTTGCTTTGGCAGGTGATGGAAGTTTTCAAATGAACCTGCAAGAATTAGCTACAGTTGCTAAGAATGAATTACCAGTTAATATTGTAGTCTTTAATAATCAGTATTTAGGGATGGTTAGACAGTGGCAAGAAATGTTTTATGATAAAAGATACTCTGCTGTTTGTCTAAAGCAACAAGCTGATTGTCCACCGGGCTGTTCTTCTCCTAGCGAGGATTGTCCTGAGATGAAGCCCGACTTTGTTAAGTTAGCTGAAAGTTTTGGTATTAAGGCTAAGCGAGTTACTGAAGTTGATGAGATTAGACCAGCTCTAGAAGAAGCAATTAATACGTCTGAGCCTTATTTATTAGACTTTATTATTGAAGAAGAAGAGAATGTATTTCCTATGGTACCACCTGGTGGTAGCCTAGATAAGATGGTTTTAAAGGAGGATGTAGAATGA
- the ilvN gene encoding acetolactate synthase small subunit: MRHTVSVLVANESGVLARIAGLFSRRGFNIDSLSVSRTEDDTTSRITLVVAGDKRELEQVTKQLNKLVIVYKVSDITNDETVDRGLALIKVQADSNTRSEIIQIVDSFRGKIVDVATNSIMIEITGDESKINAIEKLLNPFGIKELVRTGKIAMGRGKK, encoded by the coding sequence ATGAGGCATACTGTTTCAGTATTAGTAGCTAATGAGTCGGGAGTTTTGGCCCGGATTGCTGGTTTGTTTAGTAGACGTGGGTTTAATATTGATAGTTTATCTGTAAGTCGAACTGAAGATGATACTACTTCTCGGATTACATTAGTAGTTGCTGGTGATAAGAGGGAATTAGAACAAGTAACTAAACAGCTTAATAAATTGGTGATAGTCTATAAAGTTAGCGATATAACTAATGATGAAACAGTAGACCGTGGCTTAGCTTTAATTAAAGTGCAGGCTGATTCTAATACCAGATCAGAGATTATACAGATTGTTGATAGTTTTAGAGGTAAAATAGTTGATGTAGCTACTAATTCAATCATGATTGAAATTACTGGAGATGAAAGTAAGATTAATGCTATTGAGAAGTTATTAAATCCATTTGGAATTAAAGAATTAGTTAGAACTGGGAAGATAGCTATGGGGCGAGGTAAGAAGTAA
- the ilvC gene encoding ketol-acid reductoisomerase, translated as MVKMYYNEDADLKYLEGKKVAVIGYGSQGHAQAQNMREAGLDVIVGQRKGGASYEQAVADGFKPVSAAEAAKQADVIQVLLPDEVQKKVYYNDIEPNLEAGNALVFSHGFNIHFEQILPPTDVDVYMVAPKGPGHLVRRVYEDGSGVPCLIAIYQDATGDAKEKALAHAKGVGGTRAGVIETSFKEETETDLFGEQAVLCGGASELVRAGFETLVDAGYQPEIAYFECLHELKLIVDLMYEGGIATMRDSISDTAEYGDLIAGKQVINDKSREAMQKLLKDIQTGEFAKQWLLENQVGRPAYSKRKEIDANHQIEQVGEKLRSKMNWIEE; from the coding sequence ATGGTAAAAATGTATTATAATGAAGATGCAGATTTAAAGTATTTAGAAGGTAAAAAGGTAGCAGTCATTGGTTATGGTAGTCAAGGACACGCTCAAGCACAGAATATGAGAGAGGCTGGTCTAGATGTAATTGTTGGTCAGAGAAAAGGCGGAGCGAGTTATGAGCAAGCAGTTGCCGATGGTTTTAAACCAGTTTCAGCGGCAGAAGCTGCTAAACAAGCTGATGTAATTCAAGTCTTACTACCTGATGAGGTACAGAAAAAAGTTTATTATAATGATATTGAACCTAATTTAGAAGCAGGAAATGCTTTGGTTTTCTCTCATGGATTTAATATCCATTTTGAACAAATTCTTCCTCCAACAGATGTAGATGTTTATATGGTTGCTCCTAAAGGGCCAGGGCACTTAGTAAGAAGAGTTTATGAGGATGGCTCTGGTGTACCATGCTTAATTGCAATTTATCAAGATGCTACAGGAGATGCTAAAGAAAAGGCCTTAGCTCATGCTAAAGGTGTTGGTGGAACTCGAGCTGGTGTAATTGAAACTAGCTTTAAAGAAGAAACAGAGACTGATTTATTTGGTGAGCAGGCTGTATTATGTGGAGGAGCTAGTGAGTTAGTTAGAGCTGGTTTTGAGACATTAGTAGATGCTGGTTACCAACCAGAAATTGCTTATTTTGAATGCTTACATGAATTAAAGCTGATTGTAGATTTAATGTATGAAGGCGGTATTGCTACAATGAGAGATTCTATTTCTGATACTGCTGAGTATGGTGATTTAATTGCTGGTAAGCAAGTAATTAATGATAAATCTAGAGAAGCTATGCAGAAGTTACTAAAAGATATTCAAACAGGGGAATTTGCAAAACAGTGGTTACTTGAAAATCAAGTAGGACGTCCAGCTTACTCTAAGCGCAAAGAAATTGATGCTAATCATCAGATTGAGCAAGTTGGAGAGAAGTTAAGAAGTAAGATGAACTGGATTGAAGAATAA
- a CDS encoding 2-isopropylmalate synthase, with amino-acid sequence MTNSQKEGVEQMPVKIFDTTLRDGEQSPGVSLSVKEKVEIAKQLAKLEVDIIEAGFPIASPGDFKAVKEIAQEVSGPVIAGLARATKGDIDRAWEALQEAKKPRIHTFIATSPVHMEYKLQKDPNEVLDAAVKAVKYAKSYTADVEFSAEDAFRSDKDFLCDIFEAVIEAGATTINIPDTVGYATPEEFGGLISYIKNNVSNIDDAIISVHCHNDLGLAVANSLAAVENGAQQVECAVNGVGERAGNTALEEIALTLNTRHDYFTNQTTLKLKEIARTSRLVSHLTGMPIQPNKAIVGKNAFAHESGIHQDGVIKERTTYEIMDAQTIGLKENKIVLGKHSGRHAFKDKMEELGYKLKEEELNSAFKRFKDLADKKKEFTSLDLEAIMEDEISQVTEIYQVDLLQVTSSSGLATATVQIENEGEKINESACSEGGPIDAVYEAINRITGLDCKLVNYKIDSVTKGKDALGEVIVKLEYENNLYIGRGVSTDVIEASAKAYNNAINKVAADL; translated from the coding sequence ATAACTAATAGCCAAAAAGAAGGAGTGGAGCAGATGCCAGTTAAAATCTTTGATACGACCTTACGTGATGGAGAACAGTCTCCTGGGGTTAGTTTAAGTGTGAAAGAAAAGGTAGAGATTGCAAAGCAATTAGCTAAGTTGGAAGTAGATATCATTGAAGCTGGTTTCCCTATTGCTTCTCCAGGTGATTTTAAAGCAGTGAAAGAAATAGCTCAAGAGGTCTCAGGTCCAGTTATTGCTGGGTTGGCTAGAGCTACTAAAGGAGATATTGACCGAGCTTGGGAAGCTTTACAAGAAGCAAAAAAACCAAGGATTCACACCTTTATTGCTACATCACCAGTGCATATGGAATATAAATTACAAAAGGATCCAAATGAAGTATTAGATGCTGCTGTTAAAGCAGTTAAATATGCTAAGTCTTATACTGCTGATGTTGAATTTTCTGCTGAAGATGCTTTTCGTAGTGATAAGGATTTTTTATGTGATATTTTTGAAGCAGTAATTGAAGCTGGGGCAACAACTATTAATATACCTGATACTGTTGGTTATGCCACCCCAGAAGAGTTTGGTGGATTAATTAGTTATATAAAAAATAATGTTTCTAATATAGATGATGCTATAATTAGTGTTCATTGTCATAATGACCTTGGATTAGCAGTAGCCAATTCTTTAGCAGCTGTTGAAAATGGGGCACAGCAGGTAGAGTGTGCAGTTAATGGAGTAGGAGAGCGAGCCGGAAATACAGCTTTAGAAGAGATTGCTTTAACTTTAAATACCCGCCATGATTATTTTACTAATCAGACTACTCTTAAGCTTAAAGAGATTGCTCGTACCAGTAGATTAGTTAGTCATTTAACTGGGATGCCTATTCAACCTAATAAAGCAATTGTAGGTAAGAATGCTTTTGCTCATGAATCTGGTATTCATCAAGATGGAGTAATTAAAGAGCGTACAACTTATGAGATTATGGATGCTCAAACGATTGGTTTAAAGGAAAACAAGATTGTATTAGGTAAACATTCAGGTCGGCATGCTTTTAAAGATAAAATGGAAGAGTTAGGTTATAAATTAAAAGAAGAAGAGTTAAATTCTGCTTTTAAACGTTTTAAGGATCTAGCTGATAAGAAGAAGGAATTTACTAGTCTTGATTTAGAAGCAATTATGGAAGATGAGATCAGTCAAGTAACTGAAATTTACCAAGTTGATTTATTACAGGTAACAAGTAGTTCTGGATTAGCTACAGCTACTGTTCAGATAGAAAATGAAGGAGAAAAGATTAATGAATCAGCTTGCTCTGAAGGTGGGCCAATTGATGCTGTTTATGAAGCAATTAATCGGATTACAGGTTTAGATTGTAAATTAGTTAATTATAAGATAGATTCTGTAACCAAGGGTAAAGATGCTTTAGGTGAAGTAATTGTTAAGTTAGAATATGAAAATAATTTATATATTGGTCGAGGAGTTAGTACTGATGTAATTGAGGCTAGTGCTAAGGCTTATAACAATGCCATTAATAAAGTTGCGGCGGACTTATAG
- the leuC gene encoding 3-isopropylmalate dehydratase large subunit: protein MGMTMVEKILAAHAGKDKVKPGELVNAKVDLVLGNDVTTPVAVKEFNKIGVNEVFDKDRVAIVPDHFAPNKDINSAEQCKMIRNFAHNKEITNYFEIGEMGIEHCLLPEKGLALPGDIIIGADSHTCTYGALGALGTGVGSTDMAAGMASGEAWFKVPETIKFVYNGDLQDWVSGKDLILYTIGDIGVDGALYKAMEFSGEVIEDFSMANRMTMSNMAIEAGGKCGLIEPDKKTLEYVKDRAQRDYTVYKSDEDANYDQVIEYDVSEIEPQVAFPHLPENTKGISEVEDIAIDQAVIGSCTNGRLEDLRVAAEILEGKKKAEHLRLIIFPGTQEIYRQAMKEGLIDIFLDAGAAVSTPTCGPCLGGHMGILAKGERAIATTNRNFVGRMGHPESEVYLSNPAVAAASAIKGKIVSPKEVL, encoded by the coding sequence ATGGGAATGACGATGGTAGAGAAAATATTAGCAGCCCATGCTGGTAAAGATAAAGTTAAGCCAGGTGAGTTGGTAAATGCTAAAGTTGATTTGGTATTAGGAAATGATGTAACTACACCAGTAGCAGTTAAAGAATTTAATAAAATCGGGGTAAATGAGGTATTTGATAAGGATCGGGTGGCAATTGTTCCAGACCATTTTGCACCTAATAAAGATATTAATTCTGCAGAACAATGTAAGATGATTAGAAACTTTGCCCATAATAAAGAAATTACTAATTATTTTGAAATAGGTGAGATGGGAATTGAACATTGTCTATTACCAGAAAAAGGATTAGCTTTACCAGGGGATATTATTATTGGGGCTGATTCTCATACTTGTACTTATGGTGCTTTAGGTGCTTTAGGTACTGGAGTAGGTAGTACTGATATGGCAGCAGGAATGGCTAGTGGAGAAGCTTGGTTTAAAGTGCCAGAAACAATTAAGTTTGTTTATAATGGAGACCTACAAGATTGGGTCAGTGGTAAAGATTTAATTTTATATACTATAGGTGATATTGGTGTTGACGGTGCTCTCTATAAAGCTATGGAATTTAGTGGAGAAGTAATAGAAGACTTTTCAATGGCTAATCGAATGACAATGTCTAATATGGCTATTGAAGCTGGAGGTAAGTGTGGCTTAATTGAACCAGATAAAAAGACGTTAGAGTATGTTAAGGATAGAGCACAAAGAGATTATACAGTTTATAAAAGTGATGAAGATGCTAATTATGATCAAGTAATTGAGTATGATGTAAGTGAAATTGAACCGCAAGTTGCTTTTCCTCACTTGCCTGAAAATACAAAAGGAATTAGTGAAGTAGAAGATATTGCAATAGATCAAGCTGTAATTGGTTCCTGTACTAACGGGCGATTGGAAGACTTAAGGGTTGCTGCTGAAATATTAGAAGGTAAAAAGAAAGCAGAACATTTAAGATTAATTATCTTCCCTGGAACACAAGAGATTTATCGTCAAGCAATGAAAGAAGGATTAATAGATATCTTCTTAGATGCTGGAGCAGCAGTTAGTACCCCAACGTGTGGGCCATGTTTAGGTGGTCATATGGGTATTTTAGCTAAAGGAGAAAGAGCAATTGCTACAACTAATCGTAATTTTGTTGGTCGAATGGGTCATCCAGAAAGTGAAGTGTATTTATCTAATCCAGCAGTAGCAGCGGCTTCAGCTATTAAAGGAAAAATTGTTAGTCCTAAGGAGGTTTTGTAA